The following coding sequences lie in one Phaenicophaeus curvirostris isolate KB17595 chromosome 5, BPBGC_Pcur_1.0, whole genome shotgun sequence genomic window:
- the ZDHHC22 gene encoding palmitoyltransferase ZDHHC22, with protein MLVLRLLNVVAPAYFLCISLVTFVLQIFLFIPSMFRDPSTTPLFSPALLHGALFLFLSANALGNYVLVIQSSPEDLGKSLNLGEGTEVVADWLDGSKFPGSALPSTHFCRLCARVTQRHDHHCFFTGNCIGSKNMRNFVMFCLYTSLACLDSLVAGMAYISAALSMSFANPLAFLTLLPHSISQFFSGALLSSEMFVILMLYLWLGIGLACAGFCCHQMLLILRGQTRYQVRKGMVVRARPWRENLREVFGKRWLLGLLIPVLNVGSDYCGQKEK; from the exons ATGCTAGTTCTCAGGTTGCTCAATGTTGTCGCTCCAGCCTACTTCTTGTGCATCTCCCTAGTGACCTTCGTCCTCCAGATCTTTCTCTTCATCCCCAGCATGTTCAGAGACCCTTCCACCACCCCACttttctctcctgctctgctgcatggggccctcttcctcttcctctcagcTAATGCCCTGGGCAACTACGTCCTTGTGATCCAGAGCTCCCCTGAGGACTTGGGCAAGAGCTTAAACTTGGGTGAAGGAACCGAAGTGGTGGCAGACTGGCTGGATGGAAGCAAGTTCCCTGGCTCAGCCTTGCCCAGCACTCACTTCTGTAGACTGTGTGCCAGAGTCACCCAGAGGCATGACCACCACTGTTTCTTCACAGGGAACTGCATCGGGAGCAAGAACATGCGTAACTTCGTCATGTTCTGTCTCTACACCTCTCTGGCTTGCCTCGACTCCCTGGTGGCAGGCATGGCTTACATTTCTGCTGCACTCTCCATGTCCTTTGCGAACCCACTGGCCTTCCTCACTCTTCTGCCTCACTCCATCAGCCAGTTCTTCTCAG GAGCTCTCCTTAGCTCCGAGATGTTTGTCATCCTCATGCTCTACCTCTGGCTTGGGATCGGACTGGCCTGCGCCGGCTTCTGCTGCCACCAGATGCTGCTGATCCTGCGCGGGCAGACGCGGTACCAGGTGCGGAAAGGGATGGTGGTAAGAGCCCGGCCCTGGAGGGAGAACCTGCGAGAGGTCTTTGGCAAGAGGTGGCTGCTAGGACTTCTCATCCCTGTGCTGAACGTGGGAAGTGACTACTGTgggcagaaagagaaataa